The genomic window TCTTTACAAATAAGTGCTGCTTGCTCTTTCCTTCACCCCTGATGAGAGGCATGGAGATGAGGGTGGGGGCCAGGCTGCATGTAAGGATTCCTTTGCTTTGCAATCTTGGGAGGCGTTGCATCAGCCAACGCGCTTCTGGCCACCTTGTGGAACAAAGGCGAGGCAACCTCCCCGCCCCCTAAGTGGGCGATTTTCCGGGTCATTAGTAAATTCCATTGAGATTTAGACTTTCTCCAGCCGGCCTTTTTTCAAGCTCTGTGGTCTCTGGCGGGATACAATGAGCGACCGGGCCAGCCTCGCTCACGCCACTTCCAGAGATGCCAATGGGGAAAGGGTGGTCTGCTGTTGCCTTAGCAGCACGGGGaaggggtatttttttaaaaaagcgctgGGGCTCTCGTCAATAAAAGGGGCGAAATTCAAAGCAACCCTTTCTCAACACATATGAAATTGCTTGCATTTTTGCAAGGAGTGGGTCGTGGGAATATGTTTTGGCGAAAGCAAACAGattgagggggagggagggtcAACGCCCCCCACCCAAACCCTCCTCCCGGAAAGAATTTGGAACGTCTCGGGTGAATTCTGCTGCCTTTGATCTCTCCTCTCACTTCCATTTCTCCATTGATTTCCTCGCTCTTCCTATTCTTCGCACCTCCTGGTGAACTCGGCTTTTCAAGGTTTTCTTTCTCGCTTCCCGCGCACCACGCACCCatttctcctccctctgatcCTAGCTTTGGAAGCGCGCTTGCTAGTCTTCCGACAACTTTTCTCGTCGTGCGCGTTTTTCTGCCACGCTGGAAGAGCGGTCAGCGAATTGCTTTGGGAATAAAATAAAGCGCGCGGGAGATATGCAACCCGAAGGGGTGTCCCGGAGCTTGTGATGTAATCCTTATCGATCCAGCGGGGCGGGTATTGGCCCTAGTTCAGCGATGGAGCAGTGTCTATATTGGAATTAGCCTTATCGATTGGACTGATAAGGAGACCTATAAAAGGCCGCGGATTGGCTTTGCCTCTCCTGCAATCGTTTCTGAAGCAAGTCGGTCCCAAAGCcctgagcttctccaccccccccccccccgccctgtctTTTTTGGCCACCTCGGTCTTATTCTTATTCTCCGCGGGAACCTTTGCGCCTCTGCCTGCGTTTGCGCTGCGGTGGAACTCCTCTCCTTGGCGAAGGATGTGGCCGACGCTGCGCAAAGCTGGCGCGCCCCTGGCTCTGGTGGGGCTTTGCTTGGTCACGCTCGCCCGGTCCCTGCCCCTCACCGATGCTGGACCACATGTCAACTATGGCTGGGGAGAGGCCATAAGATTGAGGCACCTCTACACCGCCGGCAGACACAGCACGTTCAGCTATTTCTTGAGGATCAACAGCGACGGCCGAGTGGACGGCGCCAGCGCCCAGAATCTGCATAGTAAGTAACCGGGCTCGCCAAAGCGCCGCGCAATCTTGCGGGGCCACTTCTCTTCTTCGGTTCCTGAGCCatgggcggaggggaggggggctgaccccgctaaatcaaataaataaataaatacttaactaaatgtaaaaaaatattgtagaaagattttgacacatttttctgagcacttggggacAGAAGAAAAGAATTTTAAACAATGGCTATTGAGatatttcattccgaatctgctagacagagccggACAGCGGatggtgacaggtgggtgtcgtcccccctcccccataaatcctggctatgccaaTGTGCCGGTCCGGTCCTTGACGTGTATGGGGGGGGGTAGGTGAATGCAGGTTGGGACAGCCTAGGGTTCTAAATAAAACACTGACGGTCTTGCAAAGCAGCGCgctagagagggagagaggggggttgTTCCCCGCAGAGCCAACTTTCCCGTCTCCACCTCCTCGTCCGCGGACTGTGTACTAACGCTGCGTTTTGTTTCGCTGCGCAGGTTTGCTGGAGATCCGAGCCGTGTCCGTTCGTACGGTGGCGATCAAGGGCGTCGAAAGCTCTCGCTACCTCTGCATGGAAGCGGAGGGGAGGCTGCGCGGGCTTGTAAGTTGCGGCGGGGGCCCCCTCGACCTAGGCACGCCGAGAGCCCCGAGGGGGAAAAGGGTTTTGCATGCATGCGCCCCCACAACGGCTCCTGGTGATTTGTATCCAGTGCTCCCGGGCCAGACAAAACAATAGCAGCCTGGCCAATTTTATTTTACTCTCACACAACAAAGCTGTCTAAACACGACGCGCCACGATCTTAAACGGGTTTAAAAtgaagcctgttgttgttgttgttagttagttagttagttagttagttaagcTCTGTGATTAGGCaacagaaataatttttaaaacccaATCACGAGGTAATTTGGGAACTCCAGTCTCGCTGGTGGTAAGGTTCAGGCAAAGGGAAGAGTCCACGCTGGATAGGATTAAGGTAGCAAGGTAATAAAATAACCATTAAGGTAATAACAAATAACTTTGAACTGAACAAAAGAGGAAATGGAGGAATAGCTTCTTCTTTGCACTTACTctgtgtattttctctctctctctatgaatAGTGGCAGAACCAGCAGCATTCCAGAATTTTGACTACTAAGATTTACGATTTGTTTAGATTTCTTTTCTGAACTATTTAAAGGGGCTCCAGGCTGGGTGGTTGATCTTTATCTCATTctgtcctcacagcaacccttaaggtaggtgaggctgagagataacGATgtacccaaggccacccagtaagCCTGCCGACTAAACAGGGATTTGAACAGGGCTTCCCATGTCAAAATACAACCAGCACATCACACCCATAACATTACGGAAGGTGTTTGTACCCTGAGATCTTTATTACATAACATTTGTTCCAGCTCCAAGTTCTTACtctttttatcctgtttttaattaGGATCATGCATGTGATGGTGTAACTTTTTGCACCAACACATGATTCTCGATGTTCAAAGCTAGGAAAGGCATTATTGAATCTTGGTGTGAAATAACTTGGTACGATTTGGCCAAAGTTAAGGACTTATAAATTCCAGTGATTTTGATGGGACAGTTAATCATGGGCTTAAATTTCTCCAATAGGACTGGGAAATATGCCAGATATTTATTGCATGGAATTACTAAATTAGCACAAAATCTTCTTGCTCTTCAGGTCATTCTGCAGATAATCTGCCAACGATTGCCCCTTTTAAGAGCAAATgcatttctccttcccctcccccctcccaaaaaaaatctaGGTGTAGTTTTGTAGAAATCTAGCTATTGGTGGAGGAAATTGGCGCCTTTTGTTGCTTTCTTAACTGAAGTTGAGGGAACCTGTGATGGACTCAAAAGTTTGTATATAGTGTCTGCAACTGTTTTTCCCagtctggtgacttccagatgctttggactacaatttccacctgccccagccagcacagctattccaaaacatccggagaagcatcaggttggggaaaagCTGGTCTACACAGTGGTAGCTGATGCAGTGCCCACAGGGACTTGTTgggcggaaggcagggagactGATGGTAGGCAGATGCAGAGCTAATGCCAGGTAGAACTAATTCTAGGTTTGTCCTCATCCTCTTCCCTGCCAAGTCCTAAAAGCGCAACacagagactaaggaggagaagCCAAAAGCCAAGGTCACCCTCTGGACCAGTTCAAAGTACAAAGGCAGGCAAAGGGGGCCTGGCTGAGATGGGTGGGGTGCTGCCTGATTTGCcctaacagaccagcctccacCAGATCTACAGGCTC from Lacerta agilis isolate rLacAgi1 chromosome 1, rLacAgi1.pri, whole genome shotgun sequence includes these protein-coding regions:
- the FGF19 gene encoding fibroblast growth factor 19 — encoded protein: MWPTLRKAGAPLALVGLCLVTLARSLPLTDAGPHVNYGWGEAIRLRHLYTAGRHSTFSYFLRINSDGRVDGASAQNLHSLLEIRAVSVRTVAIKGVESSRYLCMEAEGRLRGLLSYSTEDCSFEEEMRPDGYNIYKSKKYGVLVSLSTARQRQQNKGKDFPLSHFLPMINTVPVESTDFGDYGDTGQHLQSGVFSPPLETDSMDPFGITSEVSVKSLSFGK